Genomic window (Rhinatrema bivittatum chromosome 9, aRhiBiv1.1, whole genome shotgun sequence):
AACACTGGTGAGGGTGCCAGAGTGTAAGAGTAGTATGGGGACTTTCTTCATTGATCACCACTGACACTTTTAAAAAACCTCTTGGCTCCTTTAAATCCTTAAATCTCCATGCATCTTAGCTTAGTGATATTCCCAGAGAGAAAATTAACTACACCTCAAGAGGTAACTAACTTTCCCTCAGTAGCACAGTTTGCAATGTCTTTCGCAAGCTATGCTACTGATTGTATACAAGGCAACTTATTACCATAGTTGTGTTGCACCTGATTCAAGGGCCAGCAAATATCATACAACAGTTAATGATAACCTCAAATTCTACACATTACTTTCATTTACTATGCAGAAACACATCACAGTTTAGCAAATAAGCCCTTAATTATGTTAATTTGTCTGATACAGATtgctttagtttttatttataaacttgCTAGAGTAATTCTGTCCTTTCTATGATTCTTGTTCAGAATTGTAACCTTTACATTTGATTTGTCAATCTTTTGATATTTACAGCTGCAAGATGACATTGAAGTTGAAGTTAGACCTAAGATACAAGCATTGATATATCCTGCACTTCAGCCTCTTGACCTGGACACTCCATCCTATCGAGACAATAGTCACATGCCTATTCTATCAAAATCATTAATGGTTAGGTTCTGGAGTGAATACTTTACCGTAGATAAGGCTTTATTTAATGCCATGTCCTCCAATACACATAAGCTTATTGAATCAAACCATTTACTCAGATTTATAAACTGGACTGACCTTTTGCcagaaaagatgaaaaaaatccATACTTACAGTAACATACAATCTGGAACATCAGAATTTACAAAGAAATATCCAGGAATCTTGGATCCAAGAGCAGCACCATTACTAGTTGATGATGCGAAGCTGTCCAGACTGCCACAGACATATATCCTCACATGTATGTATGATGTCCTGAGAGATGATGGTGTCATGTATGCACAAAGACTTAAGAAAGCAGGCGTTCAAGTAACACATGATCACTATGATACATTCCATGGTGTTCTGCTATTTGTTTCATCGCCAGCTAACCTATCCATTGCACATAAAATGAGAAATGAATATATAAACTGGCTGAATGAGAAGCTCTGAAGAAAAATTTCTACTTTATACCATATAGTTCTACTTTTATCTACCACCAATTAATGGTAGTAGGAATTTCAAGatgtttttaaaaaagttttatggATACATACTTTCTTTTGGGTTTACAAAATAATATGGAATATGcaatttagggatgtgcaattgtttttcccgaattaggcaatttcaacaaaattgcctaattcagaatggttcgggagaaccgaaaaaacgattgattttttcccgaaatttcagaaaaaattcatttttgagttagtgtgcgctaactctgccaggttagtgcgcactatcgagAGGGGCCCTCGAAAAATAAATCCCGAACCgcggaaaaacgaaattcctgcggggggggggcccgaaacgaagcccgacatgaaatttttacctgaatcacatctctaattaagaCATTATCACACAGAGGTCAAAAAATGAATGCTTTTCTAATCAAACATACCACAAAAATGAAATATATAGATGAAGCACTGCAGATTGTTTTCCATATTAAATGCTGCTGTACAATGCCATAGCAAATTCATGCCATATTATTACTGTTGTTTAAAAGTTTGTATGCGGAAACTATTTTTATTCTATTGCTAATCCAGCTTCTTTTGTTTATagaaattagtagggatgtgaatcgttttaggacgattaaaattatcgtccgataattttaatatcgtcttaaaccgttatggaacacaatacaatacagattctaacgatttatcgttataaatcgttagaatcgtgagccggcacactaaaaccccctaaaacccaccccgaccctttaaattaaatcccccaccctccccaacccccccccccccaataacttaaataacctgcgggtccagcggcggtccggaacggcagcggtccggaacgggctcctgctcctgaatcttgtcgtcttca
Coding sequences:
- the AADAC gene encoding arylacetamide deacetylase, translating into MATKLLCFLLASVLIAYYVYRPLPENIEEGWKVMILDTVLRSVGHMAGVAELLGLNQYMEVMMLLTAFEHTAPISDENVTVTDTAFNNVPVRLYVPTKPSKKLRRAVIYIHGGGWCLGSPAMKAYDHLTRWTADRLNAIVVSTDYRLAPKYNFPAQFEDAYAVAKYFLQKEVLTEYGVDPNRICVAGDSAGGNLAAAVTQQLQDDIEVEVRPKIQALIYPALQPLDLDTPSYRDNSHMPILSKSLMVRFWSEYFTVDKALFNAMSSNTHKLIESNHLLRFINWTDLLPEKMKKIHTYSNIQSGTSEFTKKYPGILDPRAAPLLVDDAKLSRLPQTYILTCMYDVLRDDGVMYAQRLKKAGVQVTHDHYDTFHGVLLFVSSPANLSIAHKMRNEYINWLNEKL